From one Streptomyces sp. ICC1 genomic stretch:
- a CDS encoding type I-E CRISPR-associated protein Cse1/CasA, giving the protein MAELRTPPRGVIRPQWDPRWQACAEALTLKGERVELSLVGLLEQADDLLSLTGATPGETVALLEYLLALCYASKTHPATPAQWRDWVEEKHPLGQAAVWLANRPDGEAWDLFHPTEPLGQNSLLAPFLDQRGAGPAQLVIEHAGDYNQFFDHHHLEHPAPLPVAEAFRAMLSQHVYGVPGRARISGKETLGPTLTNLAAGRLSSRIRVVALGATLGETLRLNLVPTAGLPGEFNRSWTTGTQQRRGFRTKPDGRPVSGPADLHSYLGRSVLMRPTPQGDCVDRVLMAAGELLDLQPSLHLQDAVYALTSVGTKKPLWASASRAVWRDAHALYAAVARAGLPGFVNKGMDLYGRLALFPGPDSPPFPGRPPARAISLWAVGLVAKQTTAVTWVSGVFPFAPGLGARLHRASERGSLIAEHIATSLGRAAYAAWGIAYPNPKPADKAGQIARFDVRAKHWAAAEEPFNLLLDDTAAGEDVPESLREYASTLSGAARRFLTECLDSLPRNSRGAQAHAAALRRFDDELARPEAPAELRGNTA; this is encoded by the coding sequence TTGGCTGAATTACGCACCCCTCCCCGCGGGGTGATACGCCCCCAGTGGGACCCCCGGTGGCAAGCATGCGCCGAGGCACTGACACTGAAGGGCGAGCGGGTCGAGCTGAGCCTCGTCGGCCTCCTCGAACAGGCCGACGACCTGCTGTCCTTGACCGGGGCCACGCCCGGCGAGACCGTCGCTCTCCTCGAATACCTGCTGGCCCTCTGCTACGCGTCGAAGACCCACCCGGCCACCCCCGCCCAATGGCGCGATTGGGTGGAGGAGAAGCACCCGCTCGGCCAGGCCGCCGTCTGGCTCGCGAACCGCCCCGACGGGGAGGCCTGGGACCTCTTCCACCCCACCGAGCCGCTCGGCCAGAACTCCCTCCTCGCGCCCTTCCTCGACCAGCGCGGGGCCGGGCCCGCCCAGCTGGTCATCGAGCACGCGGGCGACTACAACCAGTTCTTCGACCACCACCACCTCGAACACCCGGCGCCGCTGCCCGTGGCCGAGGCGTTCCGCGCGATGCTCTCGCAGCACGTGTACGGAGTCCCCGGACGCGCCCGGATCTCCGGCAAGGAGACGCTCGGGCCGACCCTCACCAACCTCGCCGCCGGCCGCCTCAGCAGCCGCATCCGGGTCGTCGCCCTCGGCGCCACCCTCGGCGAGACCCTCCGCCTCAACCTGGTGCCGACGGCCGGCCTCCCCGGCGAGTTCAACCGGTCCTGGACGACGGGCACGCAGCAACGCCGGGGCTTCCGGACCAAGCCGGACGGCCGCCCGGTGAGCGGTCCCGCGGACCTCCACAGCTACCTCGGCCGGTCCGTCCTGATGCGCCCGACGCCCCAGGGCGACTGCGTCGACCGGGTGCTGATGGCCGCGGGCGAGCTGCTCGACCTCCAGCCGTCCCTGCACCTCCAGGACGCCGTGTACGCCCTCACCTCGGTCGGTACGAAGAAGCCGCTGTGGGCATCGGCGTCCCGCGCGGTGTGGCGCGACGCCCACGCGCTGTACGCCGCCGTCGCGAGGGCCGGCCTGCCCGGCTTCGTGAACAAGGGCATGGACCTGTACGGACGCCTCGCGCTCTTCCCCGGACCCGACTCCCCGCCGTTCCCCGGCCGTCCGCCCGCGCGCGCGATCAGCCTGTGGGCGGTGGGGCTCGTCGCCAAGCAGACCACGGCCGTCACGTGGGTGTCCGGGGTCTTCCCCTTCGCCCCCGGTCTGGGGGCGAGGCTGCACCGGGCCTCGGAGCGCGGCTCGCTGATCGCCGAGCACATCGCGACGAGCCTGGGGAGGGCGGCGTACGCGGCCTGGGGGATCGCCTACCCGAACCCCAAGCCGGCCGACAAGGCCGGCCAGATCGCCCGGTTCGACGTCAGGGCCAAGCACTGGGCCGCGGCGGAGGAGCCGTTCAACCTCCTGCTGGACGACACCGCCGCCGGCGAGGACGTCCCCGAGTCCCTCCGCGAGTACGCCTCCACCCTCTCCGGCGCCGCCCGCAGGTTCCTCACCGAATGCCTCGACTCCCTGCCGAGGAACTCTCGCGGAGCCCAGGCCCACGCGGCTGCCCTACGGCGCTTCGACGACGAACTGGCCCGCCCCGAGGCCCCGGCCGAACTGCGAGGGAACACGGCATGA
- the casB gene encoding type I-E CRISPR-associated protein Cse2/CasB — MSTETGAAEPDRAWQEQQDKAPGERLTAWLATLVRNREYGQLADLRRPRVRTNAHIRAGWFHPEQREVYEQVAFLFAIYHQGRSKPAYGFGSLGDAARRIGGGVGRGPDDPGAARLVDRIVPSRRIPWRHLQHAVARLRACDQPPPSWAQLADDLTRWHDRKARISYHWAVDFHAPATRHAARTPKPSDTRDTSDASQPIQTIPKGTTT; from the coding sequence ATGAGCACCGAGACGGGAGCCGCCGAGCCCGACCGGGCATGGCAGGAGCAGCAGGACAAGGCCCCCGGCGAGCGGCTCACGGCCTGGCTCGCCACCCTCGTGCGCAACCGGGAGTACGGGCAACTCGCCGATCTGCGGCGGCCGCGCGTACGGACGAACGCCCACATCCGGGCCGGCTGGTTCCACCCCGAGCAGCGCGAGGTGTACGAGCAGGTGGCCTTCCTGTTCGCGATCTACCACCAGGGCAGGTCGAAGCCCGCTTACGGGTTCGGCAGCCTCGGCGACGCCGCCCGCCGGATCGGCGGCGGCGTCGGACGCGGCCCCGACGACCCGGGCGCGGCCCGGCTGGTCGACCGGATCGTCCCGAGCCGCCGGATCCCGTGGCGCCACCTCCAGCACGCGGTGGCCCGGTTGCGGGCCTGCGACCAGCCGCCGCCCTCGTGGGCGCAGCTCGCCGACGACCTCACCCGGTGGCACGACCGCAAGGCGCGGATCTCCTACCACTGGGCCGTGGACTTCCACGCGCCCGCGACGCGGCACGCGGCCCGCACCCCGAAGCCGAGCGACACGCGCGACACGAGCGACGCCAGCCAGCCGATCCAGACCATCCCGAAGGGCACCACCACATGA
- a CDS encoding type I-E CRISPR-associated protein Cas7/Cse4/CasC: protein MTSNADADADTDTDAGSFTGSPFLSLHLLETLVAVLPVRDENGSPKSIVYGGAERHMITSQARRRAERVHARDRANAGVGALAGRSTGIRTREWALITARALAAEHGWDREEAVRTARAVIEATGLKFGDPAKKTVANLTKVLLFAPADAGSRIAAHIAGRSEDLRAWTTEYGAAQAATGAKPRKGARQPAETAPDNEGTASDAKPLPSLPPGTRAVQDHRHRKLLSSPA, encoded by the coding sequence ATGACCAGCAACGCCGACGCCGACGCCGATACCGATACCGACGCCGGCTCCTTCACCGGCAGCCCGTTCCTCTCCCTCCACCTCCTGGAGACCCTCGTCGCCGTGCTCCCCGTGCGCGACGAGAACGGCTCGCCCAAGTCGATCGTCTACGGCGGCGCCGAGCGCCACATGATCACGAGCCAGGCCCGCCGCCGCGCCGAGCGGGTCCACGCCCGGGACCGCGCCAACGCGGGCGTCGGCGCACTGGCCGGCCGCAGTACGGGCATCCGTACCCGCGAGTGGGCTCTGATCACGGCCCGCGCGTTGGCCGCCGAGCACGGCTGGGACCGGGAGGAGGCGGTCCGGACCGCCCGCGCCGTCATCGAGGCGACGGGGCTGAAGTTCGGCGACCCCGCCAAGAAGACCGTCGCCAACCTGACCAAGGTGCTCCTCTTCGCTCCCGCCGACGCCGGCTCCCGTATCGCCGCCCACATCGCCGGACGGTCCGAGGACCTCCGCGCCTGGACCACCGAGTACGGGGCGGCGCAGGCGGCCACCGGCGCGAAGCCCAGGAAGGGAGCGCGACAGCCGGCCGAAACCGCCCCCGACAACGAGGGCACGGCATCCGACGCGAAGCCGCTCCCCTCCCTCCCGCCCGGGACCCGCGCCGTCCAAGATCACCGACACCGCAAGCTTCTCAGCTCCCCCGCGTAG
- a CDS encoding ABC transporter ATP-binding protein, translating to MTNHHDTAGQAIVRLDRVHKEYGDAKALDGLCLQIRKGEAVAVMGPSGCGKSTLLNMVAGLDRPTAGTVEVHGQDLGKLNETGLALYRRRDVGMIFQFFNLIDDLPALDNVALAAQLTGTPARQARRRALELLEELGVADRRNNYPSALSGGERQRVGVARALMNRPALLLADEPTGALDSRSGEQVMDLLIDLNQIGQTLLIVTHDPHLATRCAGRLVEMADGRVAGERALDDAAHAAAAAEAPTTPRGGIQNGTTSSTTSTLTSGTTSTTTTGTTTVTTPVATPERSA from the coding sequence ATGACGAATCATCACGACACCGCAGGTCAGGCCATTGTCCGCCTGGACCGCGTCCACAAGGAGTACGGCGACGCGAAGGCGCTCGACGGACTCTGCCTGCAGATCCGCAAGGGCGAGGCGGTGGCCGTGATGGGACCTTCCGGCTGCGGCAAGTCCACGCTCCTCAACATGGTGGCCGGCCTGGACCGCCCGACCGCCGGCACGGTCGAAGTGCACGGCCAGGACCTCGGGAAGCTGAACGAGACCGGACTGGCGCTGTACCGGCGCCGCGACGTCGGCATGATCTTCCAGTTCTTCAACCTCATCGACGACCTGCCCGCACTCGACAACGTCGCGCTGGCCGCCCAGCTCACCGGCACCCCGGCCCGCCAGGCCCGCCGCCGCGCCCTCGAACTCCTCGAGGAGCTCGGCGTCGCCGACCGCCGCAACAACTACCCGTCCGCCCTCAGCGGCGGCGAGCGCCAACGCGTCGGCGTGGCACGCGCCCTGATGAACCGTCCGGCCCTGCTGCTGGCCGACGAGCCCACGGGCGCACTCGACAGCCGCTCGGGCGAGCAGGTCATGGACCTGCTGATCGACCTCAACCAGATAGGCCAGACCCTGCTGATCGTCACCCACGACCCGCACCTCGCCACCCGCTGCGCCGGCCGCCTCGTGGAGATGGCGGACGGCCGCGTCGCCGGTGAACGCGCCCTGGACGACGCCGCGCACGCCGCCGCCGCGGCCGAAGCCCCCACCACGCCCCGGGGCGGCATCCAGAACGGCACGACGAGCAGCACCACGAGCACCCTGACGAGCGGCACCACGAGCACCACGACGACCGGCACCACGACCGTCACCACACCCGTCGCCACTCCGGAGCGTTCCGCGTGA
- a CDS encoding FtsX-like permease family protein, protein MSAVWRAARAAVARRKVQTFVIGLVVLLSTTTVLLALGLLAAASGPFDRAYSAQRGAHTVATYDAAEVSDAQLARTATRPGVAAAAGPFHQAVVDVPTDWLWMPPGPLTVVGRADPAGAPVDRVDVLLGRWVQAPGEIVVDWAVDGTPYEDLLGTTLEVPGQPKLTVVGFATSMSKSAAAWVTPEQAAALHPASRQMLYRFADSATGAQLRDSLAAANAELPPDSRLAAQNHLTLKKAFSSRADAYLPFMAVFGVLGLLVSALIVANVVSGAVVSGGRHIGVLKAIGFTPNQVVAVYLAMVSAPAAAGCVLGTLLGNALAGPILKIAFSGVETGLASLGPVSPWISVACLAGMPVLVLLAALVPALRAHRLSAAQAITAGGAPRTGRGLRVQRVLASTRLPRPLSLGLGQPFARPGRALMTMAAIVLGVTTATLATGLTSTMVAYADAGRGTGGPVVDILAGTAGSSHPQPRLDDARLEEWMRSLGAREIRARGLTQVGLVGYTQPAFGSFYRGSLSPAGAAFVEGRPPRGPGEIAAGPAFLTERGLAVGDKVILEAGGKRVPGTIVGALIDSNSRSLESTWETLEQLTPGTRAVDYSVRLAPGADAQAFADAVNAADPGLRANVAGSVNAATTTVVGFSSVFTILLTLVSSIGVFNTVLLNTRERRRDLGMLKSIGMTPRQVVAMTVTSVTGIGLVGGLLGIPLGMVAHRLVVDHVGIVSFPESMKDVWHAPQLTAMLCAGVAIAVVGALVPARSAARMTISAALHTE, encoded by the coding sequence GTGAGCGCCGTGTGGCGGGCCGCCCGCGCCGCCGTCGCGCGCCGCAAGGTCCAGACGTTCGTCATCGGCCTCGTCGTCCTCCTCTCCACCACGACCGTCCTGCTCGCCCTCGGCCTCCTCGCCGCCGCCTCCGGCCCCTTCGACCGGGCGTACTCCGCGCAACGCGGCGCGCACACCGTGGCCACGTACGACGCCGCCGAGGTCTCCGACGCCCAGCTCGCGCGGACCGCGACCCGCCCCGGCGTGGCGGCCGCCGCCGGGCCGTTCCACCAGGCCGTCGTCGACGTGCCCACGGACTGGCTCTGGATGCCGCCCGGCCCGCTGACCGTGGTCGGCCGCGCGGATCCGGCGGGGGCCCCGGTGGACCGCGTCGACGTCCTGTTGGGCCGCTGGGTCCAGGCGCCCGGCGAGATCGTCGTCGACTGGGCCGTCGACGGCACTCCGTACGAGGACCTGCTCGGCACCACCCTGGAGGTGCCCGGCCAACCGAAGCTCACCGTCGTCGGGTTCGCCACCAGCATGAGCAAGTCGGCGGCCGCCTGGGTGACGCCCGAGCAGGCGGCGGCTCTGCACCCGGCGTCCCGGCAGATGCTCTACCGGTTCGCCGACTCGGCGACGGGCGCGCAGCTGCGCGACTCGCTCGCCGCGGCCAACGCCGAGCTGCCCCCGGACTCGCGCCTGGCCGCGCAGAACCACCTCACCCTCAAGAAGGCCTTCTCCTCCAGGGCCGACGCCTACCTGCCCTTCATGGCCGTCTTCGGCGTCCTCGGTCTGCTCGTCTCCGCCCTCATCGTCGCGAACGTGGTCAGCGGCGCGGTCGTCTCCGGCGGCCGGCACATCGGGGTGCTCAAGGCCATCGGCTTCACGCCGAACCAGGTCGTCGCCGTCTACTTGGCGATGGTCTCCGCGCCCGCCGCGGCCGGCTGCGTGCTCGGCACCCTGCTCGGCAATGCCCTGGCCGGTCCCATCCTGAAGATCGCCTTCTCCGGTGTCGAGACGGGCCTGGCGAGCCTGGGCCCGGTCTCCCCCTGGATCAGCGTGGCCTGCCTGGCCGGCATGCCCGTACTGGTCCTGCTGGCGGCGCTCGTACCGGCCCTGCGGGCGCACCGGCTGTCGGCCGCGCAGGCCATCACCGCCGGCGGCGCGCCGCGCACCGGCCGCGGGCTGCGCGTCCAGCGGGTGCTGGCCTCCACCCGGCTGCCGCGTCCGCTGAGCCTGGGGCTCGGCCAGCCGTTCGCCCGCCCCGGCCGGGCCCTCATGACCATGGCGGCCATCGTCCTCGGTGTCACCACGGCCACCCTGGCGACCGGTCTGACCAGCACCATGGTCGCGTACGCGGACGCCGGCCGCGGTACCGGCGGCCCGGTCGTCGACATCCTGGCGGGCACCGCCGGGAGCAGCCACCCGCAGCCCCGGCTGGACGACGCGCGGCTCGAGGAGTGGATGCGGTCGCTGGGCGCGCGGGAGATCCGGGCCCGCGGGCTGACGCAGGTCGGGCTGGTCGGCTACACGCAGCCCGCCTTCGGCAGCTTCTACCGGGGGAGCCTGTCCCCGGCCGGGGCCGCCTTCGTGGAGGGCCGGCCGCCCCGCGGCCCCGGTGAGATCGCGGCCGGTCCCGCCTTCCTCACCGAACGCGGACTCGCGGTGGGCGACAAGGTCATCCTGGAGGCGGGCGGCAAGCGGGTGCCCGGGACCATCGTCGGCGCGCTCATCGACAGCAACTCCCGCTCCCTGGAGTCCACATGGGAGACGCTGGAGCAACTCACACCGGGCACGCGGGCCGTCGACTACTCGGTGCGCCTCGCCCCGGGCGCGGACGCCCAGGCCTTCGCGGACGCCGTCAACGCGGCGGACCCCGGCCTGCGCGCGAACGTCGCGGGTTCGGTCAACGCCGCCACCACCACGGTCGTCGGGTTCTCCTCGGTGTTCACGATCCTGCTGACCCTGGTCTCCTCCATCGGCGTCTTCAACACCGTGCTCCTGAACACCCGTGAGCGCCGCCGCGACCTCGGCATGCTCAAATCGATCGGCATGACCCCCCGTCAAGTGGTGGCCATGACGGTGACTTCGGTGACCGGGATCGGCCTGGTCGGCGGACTCCTGGGGATCCCCCTCGGGATGGTCGCGCACCGGCTCGTCGTGGACCACGTCGGCATCGTCTCCTTCCCGGAGTCGATGAAGGACGTCTGGCACGCGCCGCAGCTCACCGCGATGCTGTGCGCGGGGGTGGCGATCGCCGTGGTGGGCGCGCTGGTCCCGGCCCGCTCGGCGGCCCGCATGACGATCTCCGCCGCCCTGCACACCGAGTAG
- a CDS encoding ATP-binding protein, translated as MRRRPLALVLDILLMLVGALLGIATNYATSVEGDVPLPLRLLREWSIPLVGLALIALVGGQLWLRWLERRPAAPAPVWTAGQPPYPGLEAFGEEDAAVFFGRERETAELVARLHPALPDRAQRFVTVVGPSGSGKSSLVRAGVLPALAGRRSRWNTGAALTPGTDPVGTLRRAVAAAGDARPLVLVVDQLEELLTLSGPRERTAFAEAVRELLRAEPRLWLLATLRSDFLTGFLEADLADLVREPVVVGALGRDALHEVVARPAAAAGVEFEAGLVSRIVEDCGGGDALPLLAYTLQELYRRAGGAGSTVTHALYREVGGVAGALIGQADRIHAALSAPGAPLGGADPVVAMLLRLVTVERDEPTRRRVARSELSAAEGEMADAFVAGRLLTSDAGMLDVAHEALLRQWRPLRLAIADRLEQLRRRAELERWAQEWEFAGRTGAYLLTGERLRAVRSVDRRQLQLLIRDRSCAGPTPKKRPPAHATWATGPARPPGAAAHR; from the coding sequence ATGCGACGACGGCCCCTCGCCCTGGTACTCGACATCCTGCTCATGCTGGTGGGCGCCCTCCTGGGCATCGCGACGAACTACGCGACGAGCGTGGAGGGCGATGTGCCGCTGCCCCTGCGGCTGCTGCGCGAGTGGTCGATACCGCTCGTGGGCCTGGCCCTGATCGCCCTGGTCGGCGGCCAGTTGTGGCTCCGCTGGCTGGAGCGGCGGCCGGCTGCCCCCGCCCCGGTGTGGACGGCCGGGCAGCCTCCGTACCCGGGTCTGGAGGCCTTCGGGGAGGAGGACGCGGCGGTGTTCTTCGGGCGGGAGCGGGAGACGGCGGAGCTGGTGGCCCGGCTGCACCCGGCGCTGCCGGACCGGGCGCAGCGGTTCGTGACCGTGGTCGGCCCGTCCGGTTCGGGGAAGTCCTCGCTGGTACGCGCGGGCGTGCTGCCGGCGCTGGCGGGACGGCGGTCCCGGTGGAACACGGGCGCCGCCCTCACTCCGGGGACCGATCCCGTCGGGACCCTGCGCCGGGCGGTGGCCGCGGCCGGCGACGCCAGGCCCCTGGTGCTGGTGGTGGACCAGCTGGAGGAGCTCCTGACCCTGTCGGGGCCGCGCGAGCGGACGGCCTTCGCGGAGGCGGTACGCGAACTCCTGCGCGCGGAACCCCGGTTGTGGCTGCTGGCGACCCTGAGGTCGGACTTCCTCACCGGGTTCCTGGAGGCGGACCTGGCCGACCTGGTCCGCGAACCGGTGGTGGTCGGCGCGCTCGGCCGCGACGCCCTGCACGAAGTGGTGGCCCGGCCGGCCGCCGCGGCCGGGGTGGAGTTCGAGGCCGGGCTGGTCTCCCGCATCGTGGAGGACTGCGGCGGCGGCGACGCGCTGCCGCTCCTGGCCTACACCTTGCAGGAGTTGTACCGGCGGGCCGGCGGCGCGGGCTCCACCGTGACGCACGCGCTGTACCGCGAGGTCGGCGGGGTCGCGGGCGCCCTGATCGGGCAGGCCGACCGGATCCACGCGGCGCTGTCGGCGCCCGGCGCGCCGCTCGGCGGTGCGGACCCGGTGGTGGCGATGCTGCTCCGGCTGGTCACCGTGGAGCGTGACGAGCCGACCCGCCGCCGGGTGGCCCGCAGCGAACTGAGCGCCGCCGAGGGGGAGATGGCCGACGCCTTCGTCGCGGGACGGCTGCTGACCTCCGACGCGGGGATGCTGGACGTCGCGCACGAGGCCCTGCTGCGCCAGTGGCGGCCGCTGCGCCTGGCCATCGCCGACCGGCTGGAGCAGCTGCGCAGGCGGGCCGAGTTGGAGCGCTGGGCGCAGGAGTGGGAGTTCGCCGGGCGGACCGGGGCCTACCTGCTGACCGGCGAGCGGCTGCGCGCGGTCCGGTCCGTGGATCGTCGGCAGCTTCAGTTGCTGATAAGAGACCGCTCCTGCGCAGGCCCCACCCCTAAGAAGCGGCCCCCGGCTCACGCCACATGGGCCACAGGACCGGCCCGCCCTCCGGGAGCCGCAGCTCACCGGTGA
- a CDS encoding GNAT family N-acetyltransferase: protein MAWMFPGAGDRERRIARYFGLAQRQQRPRAGGVRVAATGDGRLLAAALWSGPGRWKGSAVRDLAALPSYVRIFGPRGLARAGEVQNAMHAVHPRAPHWYLPSVGTDPEAQGTGVGSALLRQQLVDCDRLGQAAYLESSKAANVPFYEGLGFRVTGELRLPEGGPVLWPMWREPGAAS, encoded by the coding sequence ATGGCATGGATGTTCCCCGGTGCGGGGGACCGGGAGCGGCGGATCGCTCGCTACTTCGGGCTGGCGCAGCGGCAGCAACGGCCGCGGGCCGGCGGGGTGCGGGTTGCCGCGACCGGTGACGGGCGGCTGCTGGCGGCCGCGTTGTGGTCGGGGCCCGGGCGCTGGAAGGGCTCCGCCGTGCGGGATCTGGCGGCGCTCCCCTCTTATGTCCGCATCTTCGGGCCGCGTGGGTTGGCGCGGGCCGGGGAGGTGCAGAACGCCATGCACGCGGTGCATCCGCGGGCGCCGCACTGGTACCTGCCGTCCGTGGGGACGGATCCGGAGGCGCAGGGGACCGGGGTCGGGTCGGCGTTGTTGCGGCAGCAGCTCGTCGACTGCGACCGGCTCGGGCAGGCCGCGTACCTGGAGTCGAGCAAGGCCGCCAACGTTCCCTTCTACGAAGGGCTGGGCTTCCGTGTCACCGGTGAGCTGCGGCTCCCGGAGGGCGGGCCGGTCCTGTGGCCCATGTGGCGTGAGCCGGGGGCCGCTTCTTAG
- a CDS encoding RICIN domain-containing protein: MSATTAPAATAAPVSVPSAESAVALSISPGSGVIQIRNRSGKCLEVENSSTANGAQAQQWDCNGQAGSYWYLEYAFGNNFEVRIVNSRSGKCLDVSNSSTADGARVQQWSCANVGGQRWHVMNTSGATHVIRNVSSDKYLEIENSSTANGANAQIWRQLYQSGMYWH; this comes from the coding sequence TTGAGTGCCACCACCGCACCTGCTGCCACCGCCGCGCCGGTCTCCGTGCCGTCGGCCGAGTCCGCGGTCGCCCTGTCGATTTCGCCTGGCTCCGGGGTCATCCAGATCCGCAACCGCAGCGGCAAGTGCCTGGAGGTCGAGAATTCCTCGACCGCCAACGGCGCCCAGGCCCAGCAGTGGGACTGCAACGGCCAGGCCGGCTCGTACTGGTACCTCGAGTACGCCTTCGGCAACAACTTTGAGGTGCGCATCGTCAACAGCCGCAGCGGCAAGTGCCTGGACGTCTCGAACTCCTCGACCGCCGACGGTGCGCGTGTGCAGCAGTGGTCCTGCGCCAACGTGGGCGGCCAGCGCTGGCACGTGATGAACACCAGCGGCGCCACCCACGTTATCCGCAACGTCTCCAGCGACAAGTACCTGGAAATCGAGAATTCCTCGACCGCCAACGGCGCCAACGCCCAGATCTGGCGCCAGCTCTACCAGAGCGGCATGTACTGGCACTGA